A genomic region of Barnesiella viscericola DSM 18177 contains the following coding sequences:
- a CDS encoding DUF2188 domain-containing protein, translating to MGMGKNQHVVPHNGLWAIRGEGNRRVSVVTHTQQEAIEIARKIAQNQKSELFIHRPNGQIRDRNSYGNDPYPPKG from the coding sequence ATGGGTATGGGAAAGAATCAACATGTTGTACCTCATAATGGTCTGTGGGCCATTCGAGGAGAAGGAAACAGGCGCGTGTCGGTAGTTACGCATACCCAACAGGAAGCTATTGAGATAGCACGTAAAATTGCCCAAAATCAAAAGTCGGAGTTGTTTATTCATCGACCTAATGGACAAATACGAGATCGAAATAGCTATGGAAATGATCCATATCCCCCCAAGGGATAA
- a CDS encoding diaminopimelate dehydrogenase: MKKIRAAIVGYGNIGRFVLEALQVAPDFEIAGVVRRRVTEVPMELTPYRVVTSLDELEAVDVAILCTPTREVEHYAMKALEKGIRTVDSFDIHTQIGDLRKTLDAQAKAHNSVAIISAGWDPGTDSVVRTLMEACAPKGITYTNFGPGMSMGHTVAVKAIAGVKAALSMTIPLGTGIHRRMVYIELEEGYKFDEVARAIKSDDYFAHDETHVMQVESVDALKDMGHGVNMVRKGVSGKTQNQRFEFDMTINNPALTAQILVGTARAAMLQRPGCYTLIEIPIIDLLYGDRDELVRRLV; this comes from the coding sequence ATGAAGAAAATCAGAGCTGCCATCGTAGGTTATGGCAATATAGGCCGTTTTGTATTGGAGGCCTTGCAGGTTGCTCCTGACTTTGAGATTGCGGGAGTGGTGCGCCGTCGGGTTACCGAGGTGCCGATGGAGTTGACACCCTATCGGGTGGTTACGTCGCTCGACGAGCTCGAAGCCGTCGATGTGGCTATTCTCTGCACGCCTACGCGCGAGGTGGAGCATTATGCCATGAAGGCTCTCGAAAAGGGTATCCGCACGGTCGACAGTTTCGACATTCACACCCAGATAGGTGACTTGCGCAAGACGCTCGACGCACAGGCCAAGGCGCACAACTCGGTGGCCATCATCTCGGCCGGTTGGGACCCGGGTACCGACTCGGTGGTGCGCACGCTCATGGAGGCTTGTGCCCCCAAGGGGATTACCTATACCAATTTCGGCCCCGGCATGAGCATGGGTCACACGGTAGCCGTGAAGGCGATTGCCGGTGTGAAGGCTGCCTTGTCGATGACGATTCCGTTGGGCACGGGCATTCATCGCCGCATGGTTTACATCGAGCTTGAAGAGGGGTACAAGTTCGACGAGGTGGCCCGCGCCATCAAGAGCGACGACTACTTTGCCCACGACGAGACTCACGTGATGCAGGTCGAGAGTGTTGATGCTCTCAAAGACATGGGTCACGGGGTGAACATGGTGCGCAAAGGGGTATCGGGCAAGACGCAGAACCAGCGTTTCGAGTTCGACATGACTATCAACAACCCGGCCTTGACGGCGCAGATTCTGGTGGGTACGGCTCGTGCCGCCATGTTGCAGCGCCCCGGTTGCTACACGCTCATCGAGATTCCTATTATCGACTTGCTGTATGGCGACCGTGACGAACTGGTGCGCCGGTTGGTATAA